A genomic stretch from Desulfatitalea tepidiphila includes:
- a CDS encoding TRAP transporter large permease, producing the protein MSIEILTLLFFLALFVFLFLGLPLSFVLGGVSILFIWWTWGPEAFFMVAAQTWGAMNKFTLVAIPLFIFMAMILEKSGTAKDLYDMMYLWFGGLRGGLVIGTLVICAIFAAMCGISGAAVVSMGAIALPSMLERKYDKLMAVGCINSGGGWGILIPPSVIMILYALITGDSVGRLFAGGVLPGLLLLVIVSSYVLIRCYFQPHLAPALPPEERGDWGRKFKALKAVILPVSIVFAVLGSIIFGITTPTEAAAVGLLGSLVSALVYRQLTWKLLLEASMRTFKLTGMIMWILFGAYSFTAAYHGMGASHLIENIMQYVPGGPWGTIIFIQILVFLLAMVLDPAGIMMICIPVFLPIIKAHGFDPLWFGILFIMNMNVGYMTPPFGFNLFYLKAIVPPSVTMGDIYRSVIPFAIMECTGLALVMAFPKIATWLPDMFFK; encoded by the coding sequence GTGAGCATCGAAATCCTGACCCTCCTGTTTTTCCTGGCCCTGTTCGTGTTTCTTTTTCTTGGGCTGCCGCTCTCGTTCGTCCTCGGCGGCGTCTCGATTCTTTTCATCTGGTGGACCTGGGGTCCCGAGGCTTTTTTCATGGTGGCGGCCCAGACCTGGGGGGCTATGAATAAGTTTACACTGGTCGCCATACCGCTATTCATCTTCATGGCCATGATCCTTGAAAAATCGGGTACTGCCAAAGACCTGTACGACATGATGTACCTGTGGTTCGGGGGGCTGCGGGGCGGCCTGGTCATCGGGACCCTGGTGATCTGTGCCATCTTCGCGGCCATGTGCGGCATCAGCGGCGCGGCCGTGGTCAGCATGGGGGCCATCGCCCTGCCCTCCATGCTGGAACGCAAATATGACAAACTCATGGCAGTGGGCTGCATCAACTCGGGCGGCGGGTGGGGCATTCTCATTCCACCCAGCGTCATCATGATCCTCTATGCCCTGATCACGGGCGATTCGGTGGGTCGGCTCTTCGCCGGCGGTGTGCTGCCAGGATTGCTGCTGTTGGTCATCGTGTCATCGTACGTCCTAATCCGCTGCTATTTCCAACCCCATCTGGCGCCGGCCTTGCCGCCGGAGGAGCGCGGAGACTGGGGCCGTAAATTCAAAGCCCTCAAGGCGGTGATTCTCCCCGTTTCCATCGTATTCGCCGTGCTCGGATCGATCATCTTCGGTATCACGACGCCCACCGAAGCCGCGGCCGTGGGATTGCTGGGATCGCTGGTCTCGGCGCTGGTATACCGTCAATTGACCTGGAAGCTGCTGCTCGAAGCCAGCATGCGCACCTTCAAGTTGACCGGCATGATCATGTGGATCCTGTTCGGGGCATACAGCTTCACGGCCGCCTACCACGGCATGGGCGCCTCGCACCTCATTGAAAACATCATGCAGTATGTACCCGGCGGGCCCTGGGGCACCATCATCTTCATCCAGATCCTGGTCTTTCTGCTGGCCATGGTGCTCGATCCGGCCGGCATCATGATGATCTGCATCCCGGTATTCCTGCCGATCATCAAGGCCCATGGATTCGATCCCCTGTGGTTCGGCATCCTGTTCATCATGAATATGAACGTGGGCTACATGACGCCGCCCTTCGGCTTCAACCTGTTTTACCTGAAAGCCATCGTGCCGCCTTCGGTCACCATGGGCGATATCTATCGCTCGGTCATTCCGTTCGCTATCATGGAGTGCACCGGGCTCGCACTGGTCATGGCCTTCCCCAAGATCGCCACCTGGTTGCCGGATATGTTTTTTAAATAG
- a CDS encoding putative quinol monooxygenase: MISVVAKLPVQEGKAQEAIDMFKALLKQVATEEGTLLYSLNQSKKDPNTIVIIERYKDDAALAAHSATPHFKEFSAKLGGFLAGRPEITVLNELDVTFK; encoded by the coding sequence ATGATTTCAGTCGTTGCCAAACTCCCCGTACAGGAAGGAAAAGCCCAGGAAGCCATCGACATGTTCAAGGCGCTGCTGAAACAAGTGGCCACCGAAGAGGGCACCTTGCTGTACAGTTTGAACCAGAGCAAAAAAGATCCCAACACCATCGTTATCATCGAGCGGTATAAAGACGATGCCGCTCTGGCGGCCCATTCGGCGACACCCCATTTCAAAGAGTTTTCGGCCAAACTCGGCGGCTTCCTGGCCGGCCGCCCCGAGATTACCGTGCTCAACGAACTGGATGTGACATTCAAATAA
- a CDS encoding NHL repeat-containing protein encodes MKKPIRTLFVILLLMSLASITHAQGDRRKWNSHVEKQQKTYYEHFKQHIHQKIVQYQLRSLKLKFDKSLPEARQLFLEYIGTTGSSNEEQIQALRDQYEHQIAELNASVASLQQSLDALPAQLNAQCDTRLAEAQLECQATTQQKLNELSLAHESELANLTTQLNAACDDRLEQAYMEWQASSGCDPQDAVPPEQIGALSTGYSYPHAFDMDDAGNFFVLDRDALSVIQFDASGAQLSRWSSFTLNDPLDIAVDSNGSIYVVDSSASPPLQKFEANGAPLPFVSDSTIISSPLGLYIDSNDTIYVTDKGGDNGSRILKFDSQGNLLGTFGETPELAALGHPEFTDVVVDENNQVVYVLAGSSNLIAKFDLSGNQLGSWEGLFINANGIAVAENGDVLVVDTDNYQVDQYDANGNYKFSFAEDIFLPYKVLVDASGKVYVTDTWNNQVKIYQ; translated from the coding sequence ATGAAAAAGCCAATTAGAACTCTGTTCGTGATTCTCTTGTTGATGAGCCTGGCTTCTATCACACACGCCCAAGGTGATCGGCGAAAATGGAACTCTCATGTGGAAAAACAACAGAAAACCTACTATGAACACTTCAAACAGCACATCCACCAAAAGATCGTCCAATATCAACTTCGTTCACTCAAACTGAAGTTTGACAAATCATTGCCTGAAGCCCGCCAGCTTTTTCTGGAGTATATTGGCACAACGGGATCCTCGAATGAAGAACAGATTCAAGCCCTGAGAGATCAGTATGAACATCAGATCGCCGAATTGAACGCCAGTGTGGCATCATTGCAGCAATCGCTCGATGCGTTGCCGGCGCAATTGAACGCGCAATGTGATACGCGTTTGGCAGAGGCCCAGTTGGAATGTCAGGCAACCACCCAGCAGAAATTGAATGAGTTGAGTCTTGCCCATGAAAGTGAATTGGCCAATCTCACTACCCAACTGAATGCGGCATGCGATGACCGTCTGGAACAAGCCTATATGGAATGGCAGGCTTCCTCCGGGTGCGATCCACAGGATGCTGTCCCACCGGAACAGATCGGAGCGCTAAGTACAGGGTATTCATATCCGCATGCCTTCGATATGGATGATGCCGGTAATTTTTTCGTATTGGACAGGGACGCTCTATCTGTTATTCAATTCGATGCCTCGGGCGCTCAACTTTCGCGATGGAGCTCCTTTACTTTAAATGACCCCTTGGACATAGCCGTCGACTCTAATGGCAGCATATATGTGGTTGACTCATCCGCATCCCCTCCCCTGCAGAAATTCGAGGCGAACGGGGCACCCTTGCCGTTTGTTTCAGATTCGACCATCATCAGTTCTCCACTTGGACTATATATCGATAGCAACGACACCATTTATGTGACGGACAAGGGCGGCGATAATGGGTCCAGAATTCTTAAATTCGATAGTCAAGGCAACTTGTTGGGCACCTTCGGTGAAACTCCAGAGCTGGCTGCGCTTGGTCACCCGGAATTTACCGATGTCGTTGTCGATGAGAACAATCAGGTGGTATATGTCTTGGCGGGTTCCTCCAATCTGATCGCGAAATTCGACCTGAGTGGAAATCAACTCGGATCGTGGGAAGGTCTTTTTATAAACGCCAATGGCATCGCCGTCGCAGAAAACGGAGACGTATTGGTCGTAGATACCGACAATTACCAGGTCGATCAGTATGATGCCAACGGAAATTACAAATTCAGCTTTGCCGAGGACATATTCCTTCCTTACAAGGTATTGGTAGATGCCAGTGGAAAGGTGTATGTCACGGATACTTGGAACAACCAGGTGAAGATCTACCAGTAG
- a CDS encoding IclR family transcriptional regulator — protein MSIQSVDRALQILALFSHRCPVLGVTEISRALDLSKGTVHGLIRTLLQQGFLQQDLPGRKYRLGLKIYELGIILAGTLEINQKSAGLINQLAKSTQRVVRVAIWDGDSMVITSDAHPRPRAVLPHQFGPRVHAYCSAIGKAVLAHLGEDQVKQYLQRTELIAFTDMTITDPENLLADLEATRRRGYAIDRQEAVQGLVCIGAPVFQRDGQVAGSISLSGAAQRMDEGKIEELAEELVKTTAEVSRYMGYLPDFANPGAASNTI, from the coding sequence ATGTCCATCCAGTCCGTCGATCGTGCGCTACAGATCCTGGCTCTATTTTCACACCGCTGCCCGGTGCTCGGGGTGACCGAAATCAGTCGTGCGCTGGACCTGTCCAAGGGCACCGTCCATGGGCTGATCCGGACGTTGCTCCAGCAAGGGTTTTTGCAGCAGGACCTGCCCGGCCGTAAATATCGATTGGGTCTGAAAATATACGAATTGGGCATTATTCTGGCCGGTACCCTGGAAATCAATCAAAAATCGGCCGGTCTGATCAACCAATTGGCCAAATCGACGCAACGCGTGGTGCGTGTGGCTATTTGGGACGGCGACTCCATGGTGATCACATCGGATGCCCATCCGCGACCCCGTGCCGTCCTGCCCCACCAGTTCGGTCCCCGGGTGCACGCTTATTGTTCGGCGATCGGCAAAGCGGTGTTGGCCCATTTGGGCGAGGACCAGGTCAAACAGTACCTTCAACGTACGGAATTGATCGCATTTACCGATATGACCATTACCGATCCGGAAAATTTGTTGGCGGATCTGGAAGCAACTCGCAGGCGGGGTTACGCCATCGATCGCCAGGAAGCGGTCCAGGGGTTGGTCTGTATCGGCGCACCAGTATTTCAGCGGGACGGACAGGTGGCCGGGTCCATCAGCCTTTCGGGCGCGGCCCAGCGCATGGATGAGGGTAAGATTGAGGAGTTGGCCGAGGAGCTTGTGAAAACAACGGCCGAGGTGTCCCGTTACATGGGCTATCTACCTGATTTTGCAAACCCGGGCGCCGCTTCGAACACGATATGA
- a CDS encoding acyl-CoA dehydrogenase family protein, which yields MHSLLSQEDLAFKAHCEAFASQTLAPLAKKLGDINDVPQELRTCLAESGLYGPLFPEAYGGTGLSAVRICLAREAIAGVYAPADTTLAMQGLGGYPIVLAGNEDQKKKYLPKLAAGQRLTTFCLTEPEAGSDVSAIQTRAVADGDHFVINGRKRFISNGFSADMGVVFVKTPTAEKPNALSAFIIEKGMPGWNVDWRIELMASHDIVEFEFNNLRVPKENLLGPVGGGFKLAMQTLDLMRMSVGAAALGMARTAMERSIQYARKRVQFGQQISKFQGVSFKLAEMAVDIEAAQCLVYLAAIKKDRSDPAASLSSSIAKLHATEAAFRCIDQAIQVHGGMGVVKGAVVERLYREIRPLRVYEGTTEIQKLIIANHLIKQPK from the coding sequence ATGCATAGCTTGCTGTCCCAGGAGGACCTTGCCTTCAAGGCGCACTGTGAGGCGTTCGCCTCCCAAACGCTGGCCCCATTGGCCAAGAAACTCGGCGACATCAACGATGTGCCCCAGGAGTTGCGAACGTGCCTCGCCGAATCGGGTCTTTACGGCCCCCTTTTCCCCGAAGCATACGGCGGCACGGGACTCAGCGCCGTGAGGATCTGCCTGGCCCGTGAAGCGATCGCCGGCGTCTACGCGCCGGCCGACACGACACTGGCCATGCAGGGCTTGGGGGGGTATCCCATCGTCCTGGCCGGTAACGAAGACCAGAAGAAAAAATATCTTCCCAAGCTGGCCGCCGGCCAACGCCTCACCACCTTCTGCCTGACCGAACCCGAGGCCGGATCGGATGTTTCCGCAATCCAGACCAGGGCTGTGGCCGATGGGGACCACTTCGTCATCAACGGCCGCAAGCGCTTCATCTCCAACGGCTTTTCGGCGGATATGGGTGTGGTCTTCGTCAAAACCCCGACGGCCGAAAAGCCCAACGCCCTTTCGGCCTTCATTATTGAAAAAGGCATGCCGGGGTGGAATGTCGATTGGCGCATCGAGCTGATGGCCAGCCATGACATCGTGGAATTCGAATTCAACAACCTTCGGGTTCCCAAGGAAAATCTCTTGGGTCCTGTAGGCGGCGGTTTCAAGCTCGCCATGCAGACGTTGGATTTGATGCGCATGTCTGTGGGCGCTGCGGCACTGGGCATGGCCCGCACGGCCATGGAGAGAAGCATTCAATACGCGCGCAAACGGGTCCAATTCGGCCAGCAGATTTCGAAATTTCAGGGCGTGTCCTTCAAGCTGGCTGAGATGGCCGTGGACATCGAAGCCGCCCAATGCCTGGTCTACCTGGCAGCGATTAAAAAGGACCGCTCCGACCCGGCGGCCTCCTTGAGTTCGTCCATCGCGAAACTGCATGCCACCGAAGCGGCCTTCCGTTGTATCGATCAGGCCATCCAGGTCCATGGCGGCATGGGCGTGGTCAAAGGAGCGGTGGTCGAACGGCTCTATCGTGAAATCCGCCCCCTGAGAGTCTACGAGGGAACCACCGAAATCCAGAAGCTGATCATCGCTAACCACTTGATCAAACAGCCTAAATAG
- a CDS encoding MFS transporter, whose translation MKLSQLIPIYIGAAIGPMGGFGIVTILPVMAHNWSVSFGSISVAITAYMMPFIAIQIFSGAIAQIFDARRTLLFGFTGYAIGALFSGLSSNFGTFLAFRIVQGIGAGFLTPIIMALIGELVPEKHIGKAIGFLGVAYTVGVTLGPYLSGAIEVRLGWAFFFYFLSVVALLAGLFYLLTSTSQERPMDRQANLLDIFPLLKSAVREPGTVLLSFAAFALFFGYIGIMTFTADDLKTLAGLPSDKIGTILSITGLSGIVVSPIAGYVGDRVGRKIVFVFGSLIAIIAIGLMLWLPYGFFNRLLLFLLLGTGAATAWTSLNTMAVRISTSLRQPVTSIYNAIKFSGYAVSPAVLALLYAPYKLQAVQVGSMLAIAAATILALSAKPRMN comes from the coding sequence TTGAAGCTCAGCCAACTCATTCCCATTTATATCGGAGCGGCCATCGGCCCCATGGGCGGCTTCGGTATCGTCACCATTCTGCCGGTCATGGCCCACAACTGGTCGGTCAGCTTCGGCAGCATATCCGTGGCCATTACAGCCTACATGATGCCCTTCATCGCCATCCAGATTTTTTCGGGCGCCATTGCCCAGATATTCGACGCCCGCAGGACCCTGCTTTTTGGATTCACGGGGTACGCTATCGGTGCCCTGTTCAGTGGGCTTTCATCCAACTTCGGTACGTTTCTCGCGTTTCGAATCGTCCAAGGCATCGGAGCCGGTTTTCTGACGCCCATCATCATGGCGCTCATCGGAGAACTGGTGCCGGAAAAACACATCGGAAAGGCCATCGGTTTCCTGGGGGTGGCCTACACCGTCGGCGTGACACTCGGCCCATATCTTTCCGGCGCCATCGAGGTGCGCCTGGGTTGGGCCTTCTTTTTCTACTTTTTATCGGTCGTTGCCCTGCTCGCCGGCTTGTTCTACCTGCTGACCAGCACATCTCAGGAGCGCCCCATGGACCGGCAGGCGAACCTCCTGGACATCTTTCCTCTTTTGAAAAGCGCCGTCCGCGAACCCGGCACAGTCTTGCTCAGTTTCGCGGCCTTCGCTCTCTTTTTCGGGTATATCGGCATCATGACCTTTACGGCCGATGATCTCAAGACGCTTGCCGGCCTGCCGTCGGATAAAATCGGCACCATACTTTCGATCACCGGCCTGTCCGGCATCGTGGTCTCTCCCATCGCCGGCTACGTAGGAGACCGGGTGGGCCGAAAGATCGTATTTGTTTTCGGGAGCCTCATTGCCATCATCGCCATCGGCCTGATGCTATGGCTTCCCTACGGTTTTTTCAACCGCCTGCTGCTGTTTCTCCTGCTGGGAACCGGTGCGGCCACGGCCTGGACCTCCCTCAACACCATGGCAGTGCGCATCTCCACATCGCTGCGTCAACCGGTCACCTCTATCTACAATGCCATCAAATTCTCGGGATATGCCGTTTCACCGGCTGTCCTGGCGCTCTTGTATGCGCCTTACAAACTCCAAGCGGTCCAGGTCGGCAGCATGCTGGCGATTGCAGCAGCCACGATCCTGGCCTTGTCCGCGAAACCCAGAATGAACTGA
- a CDS encoding J domain-containing protein, which produces MKDFEAQNYYQILKIPMDADLITIKRAYRETLNIYGEEALATYSLFPEEQRTQLLQIIETAFHTLIDTQRRTVYDQMLRDSGKVHEVHEPMQWIQTIETCSDSTVTCKPQDLRSRVKEKYSDEKIRSMADQIIAKDQLSGLELKCLREALDVEISEIFEEMRIPKSTLNHIEADEYASLPAEVFLKSFLKSYAQILQVDSQRVIEGYFRRMALSDR; this is translated from the coding sequence ATGAAAGATTTTGAAGCGCAGAACTATTACCAAATCCTGAAGATTCCAATGGATGCCGATCTGATCACCATCAAACGCGCCTACCGGGAAACCCTGAATATTTATGGTGAAGAAGCTTTGGCAACGTATAGCCTTTTCCCCGAGGAGCAGCGCACCCAATTGCTTCAAATCATAGAAACGGCGTTCCATACCCTGATCGACACACAGAGGCGGACAGTCTATGATCAGATGCTTCGCGATTCGGGCAAAGTTCACGAAGTGCATGAACCAATGCAGTGGATTCAGACAATCGAGACATGTTCCGACAGCACTGTGACCTGCAAACCACAAGACCTTCGTTCCCGGGTCAAAGAAAAATATTCGGATGAAAAAATTCGAAGTATGGCAGACCAAATCATTGCAAAAGACCAACTTTCGGGCCTGGAATTGAAGTGCTTGCGAGAGGCGCTTGATGTCGAAATCAGCGAAATCTTCGAGGAGATGCGAATCCCAAAATCAACCCTGAACCATATCGAAGCAGACGAATACGCCAGTCTGCCTGCCGAGGTATTTCTAAAATCCTTCCTCAAGTCCTATGCCCAAATACTCCAAGTTGATTCACAACGCGTCATCGAAGGCTATTTTAGACGCATGGCCCTCTCCGATCGTTGA
- a CDS encoding nucleotide-binding protein — MPEILPIGGGKGGVGKSFISANLGALIAKRGKRVVLVDLDLGASNLHSFLGLTPHRDGLNSFLSKKSSSLENVALPTDHANLYFISSVNCSIEIANLYHAQKLKLLTAIARLPFDYVLLDLGAGTNFNTLDFFLTSNQGIIVCTPDPTSIENAFRFIKAAYLRSIKHVIKSNGFCETIKNAVRENEKPSMTASDIIDMVIRHDPAKEDFLRERISQLKFDFILNQFRKNSDPALGEKLKMVCNRHFYSCFEFLGNVRFEERVPSAIVSKKLFIREHPDAAAAADLYRISELLLQKLSSGTKKGQP, encoded by the coding sequence ATGCCTGAGATACTACCGATAGGCGGTGGCAAGGGTGGCGTGGGAAAAAGCTTTATCTCCGCGAACTTAGGCGCCCTTATAGCAAAACGGGGCAAACGGGTCGTCTTGGTCGATTTGGACTTGGGAGCATCCAACTTGCATTCCTTTCTGGGCCTCACACCCCATAGAGACGGCCTGAACAGCTTTTTAAGCAAGAAATCCAGTAGCTTAGAAAACGTCGCACTGCCAACCGATCATGCCAACCTCTATTTTATCAGCTCGGTGAACTGCTCCATAGAGATCGCCAATTTGTATCATGCCCAAAAGCTAAAATTGCTCACGGCCATCGCCAGATTACCCTTTGATTATGTTTTGCTCGATCTTGGCGCTGGAACCAACTTCAACACCTTGGATTTTTTTCTTACCTCCAACCAAGGCATCATCGTCTGCACACCAGATCCCACATCCATTGAAAATGCCTTCCGTTTTATCAAAGCCGCCTATTTGCGCAGCATCAAACACGTCATCAAATCCAACGGCTTTTGTGAAACCATCAAAAATGCCGTCAGAGAGAATGAAAAACCATCGATGACAGCCAGCGACATTATTGACATGGTCATTAGGCATGACCCGGCAAAAGAGGATTTCTTGCGCGAGCGGATCAGCCAACTCAAATTTGATTTCATATTGAATCAATTTCGCAAGAACTCCGATCCCGCATTGGGAGAAAAACTCAAAATGGTATGCAATCGGCACTTTTATTCTTGTTTTGAGTTCCTTGGCAATGTCCGATTTGAGGAACGGGTCCCCAGCGCCATTGTGAGCAAAAAGCTTTTCATAAGAGAACATCCGGATGCGGCCGCCGCTGCGGATTTATACCGAATCAGCGAACTATTGCTGCAAAAACTGTCTAGTGGAACAAAAAAGGGCCAACCCTGA
- a CDS encoding MBL fold metallo-hydrolase, with product MIISHPGRVTDRITLLGRYESCVYLVDGGRESMLMGGGMAYIVPDLLEQIEAFGIDELKIARICILHSHFDHCGAVPFLKKRWPWARVTASVRAGQLLANPAINQSIAEMNRRATERLGRGQSESALGYQFDRIVIEETLSEGDHLVCGDLRFDVLEVPGHSSCSIACYMPEQRAMFASDAVGLCHQGQYHPTPNSNFDQYQQNLERVSRYDIDVLLLEHYGAYLDQDARAFFPAAIAAAKETRKLLEETYRRTRDIDRCTKEIKEIFLKRSGDSFLSDDVRTMVAGQMVRYIAKTMKIE from the coding sequence ATGATCATTTCCCACCCTGGACGAGTAACGGACCGCATCACTCTGCTGGGCCGTTACGAGTCATGCGTTTACCTGGTCGACGGCGGCCGGGAGAGTATGCTCATGGGCGGCGGCATGGCCTATATCGTTCCCGACCTGCTGGAGCAGATCGAGGCATTCGGCATCGACGAGCTGAAAATTGCGCGCATTTGTATCCTGCATTCCCACTTCGATCATTGTGGCGCGGTGCCGTTTCTGAAGAAGCGTTGGCCATGGGCCAGGGTGACAGCATCGGTCAGGGCCGGGCAACTGCTTGCCAATCCCGCGATCAACCAGAGTATCGCCGAGATGAACCGGCGAGCGACCGAGCGCTTGGGACGGGGGCAATCGGAGAGCGCGCTGGGATACCAGTTCGACCGTATCGTCATCGAAGAGACCCTTTCCGAGGGAGACCACCTGGTTTGTGGAGACCTGCGGTTCGACGTGCTGGAGGTCCCGGGCCATTCATCGTGCTCCATCGCGTGCTATATGCCGGAACAGCGGGCCATGTTTGCGTCGGATGCTGTCGGGTTGTGTCACCAGGGGCAGTATCATCCGACGCCCAACTCCAATTTTGATCAATATCAACAGAATCTGGAGCGGGTGTCCCGCTACGACATAGACGTGCTTCTTCTGGAGCATTACGGGGCCTATCTGGATCAAGATGCACGGGCTTTTTTCCCTGCGGCCATCGCGGCGGCCAAGGAGACCCGCAAGTTATTGGAAGAGACCTACCGGCGTACGCGCGATATTGACAGATGCACCAAGGAGATCAAAGAGATTTTTCTCAAACGTTCCGGCGATTCGTTTCTCTCGGACGATGTTCGTACCATGGTCGCCGGTCAGATGGTGCGATATATTGCCAAGACAATGAAAATCGAATAA
- a CDS encoding TRAP transporter small permease subunit gives MQTINAVLRCIDNLNDWIGKILSYAVFIMFVLVLSEVVRRYFFNSPTVWANELTQLVFGVYVILSGGYILRWGGHVNVDIFYSTLSDRWKAILDIFTSTIFFLFCGMLFVYGGSLALESLSNFEHSRSAWNPPLYPFKLCIPLAMILLMLQGIAKLIRDIYTVIHGKPMSPVSEAAETVEREVL, from the coding sequence GTGCAAACCATCAACGCGGTGCTACGATGTATCGATAACTTGAACGACTGGATCGGCAAAATTCTCTCTTATGCCGTTTTTATCATGTTCGTTCTAGTCTTGTCAGAGGTGGTGCGGAGATACTTTTTCAACTCTCCCACGGTCTGGGCCAATGAGCTGACCCAGCTGGTTTTCGGTGTCTACGTCATTCTTTCGGGCGGCTATATTCTCAGGTGGGGCGGGCATGTCAATGTCGACATTTTTTACTCCACCCTCTCCGATCGCTGGAAGGCCATCCTGGACATTTTCACTTCAACTATTTTTTTCCTGTTTTGCGGCATGCTTTTCGTCTATGGCGGCTCACTGGCCTTGGAATCCCTCTCCAACTTCGAGCACTCGCGCTCGGCATGGAATCCGCCGCTCTATCCTTTCAAACTCTGCATACCTTTGGCCATGATATTGCTCATGCTGCAAGGCATCGCCAAACTGATCCGCGATATATACACCGTCATTCATGGGAAACCCATGAGTCCGGTCAGCGAAGCCGCTGAAACGGTAGAAAGGGAAGTGCTGTGA
- a CDS encoding FAD-binding oxidoreductase, whose amino-acid sequence MSLNHLNEQDLHYLASLVDTARCSTGESALNTHSRDQSRHRPVRPEVVIWPQSTEEVVAILTYANERRLPVTGWGSGSSLEGNPIPVCGGIVLSFGYMNKILSVRPDDFQIDVQPGVVYKEMNHELRHSGLFFPPDPGAGATIGGMIANNASGTRTVRYGSTKDYVQRLTVVLADGEVIELGNRASKSSSGYDLLHLFVGSEGMLGIVTEATLRLAPIQEEFAWAVATFSSVEAASRTVLDVMRSGINPAAIELLAPECIEVINRCKGFDLTVSPTLFVEMHGASTVHLSEAMDLLQVLCGDQGGIDFRPGLDRAERDRLIEARHSLGEMIRQVHKDQHRIVIDVAVPISAYPEMIAFAREAAGEAAGTTAYIFGHAGDGNIHLVVGAKPDDALAWQAIDRLNQRMVMKALEMDGTATGEHGVGIGKRKFMPAEHGHSLAWMKKVKTLFDPNGILNPGKMFPD is encoded by the coding sequence ATGTCGCTCAATCATCTCAACGAGCAGGATCTGCATTACCTGGCGTCATTGGTCGATACGGCGCGCTGTTCGACCGGCGAATCGGCACTCAACACCCACTCCAGGGATCAATCCCGGCACCGACCCGTTCGCCCCGAGGTGGTGATCTGGCCTCAGTCCACTGAAGAGGTCGTGGCGATTTTGACCTATGCCAACGAGCGCCGGCTGCCCGTGACGGGCTGGGGTTCGGGTAGCAGCCTGGAAGGCAACCCCATTCCCGTATGCGGCGGTATCGTGTTGAGTTTCGGTTACATGAACAAAATTTTGAGTGTCCGTCCGGACGACTTCCAGATCGACGTCCAGCCCGGGGTCGTTTACAAGGAGATGAATCACGAGCTGCGTCACAGCGGTCTCTTTTTTCCGCCGGACCCGGGAGCCGGTGCGACCATCGGCGGCATGATCGCCAACAACGCCAGCGGGACGCGCACGGTGCGCTATGGATCGACCAAGGACTATGTCCAGCGCCTGACCGTCGTGCTCGCCGACGGAGAGGTGATCGAGCTGGGCAATCGGGCGTCGAAAAGCTCTTCGGGGTATGACCTGCTGCATCTGTTCGTCGGATCGGAGGGCATGCTGGGGATCGTCACCGAGGCGACCCTGCGGCTGGCCCCCATCCAGGAAGAGTTTGCCTGGGCGGTGGCCACCTTCTCCAGTGTAGAGGCGGCCAGCCGGACCGTCTTGGACGTCATGCGCTCGGGTATCAACCCGGCGGCCATCGAATTGCTGGCGCCTGAATGTATTGAGGTGATCAATCGATGCAAAGGGTTCGATCTGACCGTATCGCCCACGCTTTTCGTGGAGATGCATGGCGCCTCCACCGTGCATCTCTCCGAGGCCATGGATCTGTTACAGGTATTATGCGGAGACCAGGGCGGGATCGATTTCAGACCGGGCCTGGATCGGGCCGAGCGGGATCGGCTGATCGAGGCGCGCCACTCGCTGGGCGAAATGATCCGACAAGTCCACAAAGATCAACATCGCATCGTCATCGACGTGGCCGTGCCCATCTCCGCCTACCCGGAAATGATCGCATTTGCCCGCGAGGCGGCCGGAGAGGCAGCGGGAACCACGGCCTATATTTTTGGTCATGCGGGAGACGGCAATATACACCTGGTCGTGGGGGCCAAACCGGATGACGCCCTCGCGTGGCAGGCCATCGACAGGCTCAACCAGCGTATGGTCATGAAGGCCCTGGAGATGGACGGAACGGCCACCGGTGAACACGGGGTCGGCATCGGAAAACGCAAATTCATGCCGGCCGAACACGGACATTCGTTGGCGTGGATGAAGAAAGTGAAAACCCTGTTCGATCCCAATGGCATATTGAATCCGGGTAAGATGTTTCCGGACTGA